From a region of the Halorubrum sp. BV1 genome:
- a CDS encoding N-acetyltransferase, with translation MTGRDRGGDSEPSSGSGRTGTSRVRAARPADAGRIRELQSRLRQPSPDLLEYGLAVGAVRVSLADGGPASDSGSASDGGPASDAGPGGRVAGYLLPVDAPNRSGVHIAELVVAPDCRREGRASELLRAVVREASGPVTLQAHPNNEAALALYESLGFSVVDRRADAYDDGDALVLRLE, from the coding sequence ATGACGGGACGCGACCGCGGCGGCGACTCGGAGCCGTCGTCCGGGTCCGGACGCACGGGGACGTCTCGGGTCCGCGCCGCGCGCCCCGCCGACGCCGGCCGCATCCGCGAGCTACAGTCGCGCCTCCGCCAGCCGAGCCCGGACCTGCTGGAGTACGGGCTCGCGGTGGGAGCCGTTCGAGTGAGCCTCGCCGACGGCGGGCCGGCCAGCGACAGCGGGTCGGCGAGCGACGGCGGGCCGGCCAGCGACGCCGGGCCAGGCGGGCGGGTCGCGGGATACCTGTTGCCGGTCGACGCGCCGAACCGATCGGGCGTCCACATCGCGGAGCTCGTCGTCGCCCCGGACTGTCGTCGCGAGGGGCGGGCGAGCGAACTGCTCCGCGCCGTCGTCCGCGAGGCGTCGGGCCCCGTGACGCTGCAGGCGCACCCGAACAACGAGGCCGCGCTCGCGCTGTACGAGAGCCTCGGGTTCTCGGTCGTCGACCGCCGGGCGGACGCGTACGACGACGGCGACGCGCTGGTGTTGCGGCTGGAGTGA
- the hisI gene encoding phosphoribosyl-AMP cyclohydrolase, which produces MSDVDADTGDADRDEAVRGGADRSETDSAGPIDVDFGDDGLVPAIAQDADSGEVLMLAYVSPEALERTRETGEAHYYSRSRDELWHKGASSGHTQAVREVRVDCDADTLLYLVDQNGGACHTGHRSCFHRTIDGEHVGDRVFDPDEVY; this is translated from the coding sequence ATGAGCGATGTCGACGCGGACACCGGAGACGCCGACCGGGACGAGGCCGTCCGGGGCGGGGCGGACCGGAGCGAGACGGACTCGGCCGGGCCGATCGACGTCGACTTCGGCGACGACGGGCTCGTGCCCGCGATCGCCCAGGACGCCGACTCGGGAGAGGTGTTGATGCTCGCGTACGTCTCGCCGGAGGCGCTCGAACGGACCCGCGAGACCGGCGAAGCTCACTACTACTCGCGCTCTCGCGACGAGCTGTGGCACAAGGGCGCGTCGTCGGGACACACCCAAGCGGTCCGGGAGGTGCGCGTCGACTGCGACGCCGACACGCTGTTGTACCTCGTCGACCAGAACGGCGGCGCGTGCCACACGGGCCACCGATCGTGTTTCCACCGCACGATCGACGGCGAACACGTCGGCGACCGCGTGTTCGACCCCGACGAGGTGTACTGA